One Chelonoidis abingdonii isolate Lonesome George chromosome 18, CheloAbing_2.0, whole genome shotgun sequence genomic region harbors:
- the ACAD8 gene encoding isobutyryl-CoA dehydrogenase, mitochondrial isoform X1, whose product MAWRGCSRLGAQLRRSSSWPQVLGRRRIVSCIDPSTGLTEEQKEFQKVAFDFAAKEMAPHMAEWDEKEIFPVETMRKAAQLGFGGIYVKPDVGGSGLSRLDTSIIFEALSTGCTSTTAYLSIHNMCAWMIDTFGNEEQRRKFCPSLCSMEKLASYCLTEPGSGSDAASLITSAKRKGDTYILNGSKAFTSGGGDTDVYVVMCRTGGSGPKGISCLVLEKETPGLSFGKKERKVGWNSQPTRAVIFEDCAVPVTNRLGAEGQGFGIAMKGLNGGRINIASCSLGAAHASVLLAQDHLSIRKQFGEPLASNQYLQFRLAEMATRLVAARLMVRNAAQALHEEREDAIALCAMAKLFATDECFTICNQALQMHGGYGYLKDYAVQQFMRDIRVHQILEGTNEVMRMIVARSLLQE is encoded by the exons ATGGCTTGGCGAGGTTGCAGCAGGTTAGGGGCCCAGCTGCGGAGGAGCTCAAGCTGGCCCCAGGTGTTGGGGCGCAGGAGGATCGTCTCCTGCATTGACC CATCTACAGGCCTGACCGAGGAGCAGAAGGAATTCCAAAAGGTCGCTTTTGACTTTGCTGCCAAGGAGATGGCCCCTCACATGGCAGAATGGGATGAAAAG GAAATATTCCCCGTGGAGACAATGCGGAAGGCAGCCCAGCTGGGGTTCGGTGGGATCTATGTGAAACCAGATGTAGGTGGCTCAGGACTTTCTCGGCTTGATACCTCCATCATCTTTGAGGCTTTGTCGACAGGATGTACCAGCACCACTGCCTACTTGAGCATCCATAA CATGTGTGCTTGGATGATTGACACCTTTGGGAACGAGGAGCAGAGACGCAAGTTCTGCCCATCCCTCTGTAGCATGGAGAAGTTAGCCTCTTACTGCCTGACCGAGCCGG GAAGTGGAAGTGATGCAGCTTCCCTGATAACTTCAGCCAAAAGGAAAGGCGACACCTACATCCTTAATGGTTCCAAG GCCTTCACCAGTGGCGGTGGTGACACAGATGTGTACGTGGTCATGTGTCGCACAGGGGGGTCTGGCCCCAAAGGCATCTCCTGCCTGGTGCTGGAGAAAGAAACTCCAGGGCTCAGCTTTGGCAAGAAAGAGAGGAAG GTGGGCTGGAACTCCCAGCCGACTCGGGCCGTGATCTTTGAGGACTGTGCTGTTCCTGTCACCAACCGGCTGGGTGCGGAAGGGCAGGGCTTCGGCATCGCCATGAAGGGCCTGAATGGAGGGAGGATCAACATTG CTTCTTGTTCTCTAGGAGCTGCTCATGCCTCTGTCCTCCTGGCCCAGGACCATCTCAGCATCCGCAAACAGTTTGGGGAACCCCTGGCCAGTAACCAG TACCTCCAGTTCAGACTGGCTGAGATGGCGACGCGCCTGGTGGCAGCACGGCTCATGGTACGGAATGCGGCGCAGGCACTGCACGAGGAGCGGGAGGATGCCATTGCCCTGTGCGCCATGGCCAAACTCTTTGCCACTGATGAATGCTTCACA ATCTGCAACCAGGCCCTACAGATGCATGGGGGCTATGGCTACCTGAAAGACTATGCTGTGCAGCAGTTCATGAGAGACATCAGAGTCCACCAGATCTTGGAAG
- the ACAD8 gene encoding isobutyryl-CoA dehydrogenase, mitochondrial isoform X3, with protein MKSMCAWMIDTFGNEEQRRKFCPSLCSMEKLASYCLTEPGSGSDAASLITSAKRKGDTYILNGSKAFTSGGGDTDVYVVMCRTGGSGPKGISCLVLEKETPGLSFGKKERKVGWNSQPTRAVIFEDCAVPVTNRLGAEGQGFGIAMKGLNGGRINIASCSLGAAHASVLLAQDHLSIRKQFGEPLASNQYLQFRLAEMATRLVAARLMVRNAAQALHEEREDAIALCAMAKLFATDECFTICNQALQMHGGYGYLKDYAVQQFMRDIRVHQILEGTNEVMRMIVARSLLQE; from the exons ATGAAAAG CATGTGTGCTTGGATGATTGACACCTTTGGGAACGAGGAGCAGAGACGCAAGTTCTGCCCATCCCTCTGTAGCATGGAGAAGTTAGCCTCTTACTGCCTGACCGAGCCGG GAAGTGGAAGTGATGCAGCTTCCCTGATAACTTCAGCCAAAAGGAAAGGCGACACCTACATCCTTAATGGTTCCAAG GCCTTCACCAGTGGCGGTGGTGACACAGATGTGTACGTGGTCATGTGTCGCACAGGGGGGTCTGGCCCCAAAGGCATCTCCTGCCTGGTGCTGGAGAAAGAAACTCCAGGGCTCAGCTTTGGCAAGAAAGAGAGGAAG GTGGGCTGGAACTCCCAGCCGACTCGGGCCGTGATCTTTGAGGACTGTGCTGTTCCTGTCACCAACCGGCTGGGTGCGGAAGGGCAGGGCTTCGGCATCGCCATGAAGGGCCTGAATGGAGGGAGGATCAACATTG CTTCTTGTTCTCTAGGAGCTGCTCATGCCTCTGTCCTCCTGGCCCAGGACCATCTCAGCATCCGCAAACAGTTTGGGGAACCCCTGGCCAGTAACCAG TACCTCCAGTTCAGACTGGCTGAGATGGCGACGCGCCTGGTGGCAGCACGGCTCATGGTACGGAATGCGGCGCAGGCACTGCACGAGGAGCGGGAGGATGCCATTGCCCTGTGCGCCATGGCCAAACTCTTTGCCACTGATGAATGCTTCACA ATCTGCAACCAGGCCCTACAGATGCATGGGGGCTATGGCTACCTGAAAGACTATGCTGTGCAGCAGTTCATGAGAGACATCAGAGTCCACCAGATCTTGGAAG
- the ACAD8 gene encoding isobutyryl-CoA dehydrogenase, mitochondrial isoform X2 translates to MCAWMIDTFGNEEQRRKFCPSLCSMEKLASYCLTEPGSGSDAASLITSAKRKGDTYILNGSKAFTSGGGDTDVYVVMCRTGGSGPKGISCLVLEKETPGLSFGKKERKVGWNSQPTRAVIFEDCAVPVTNRLGAEGQGFGIAMKGLNGGRINIASCSLGAAHASVLLAQDHLSIRKQFGEPLASNQYLQFRLAEMATRLVAARLMVRNAAQALHEEREDAIALCAMAKLFATDECFTICNQALQMHGGYGYLKDYAVQQFMRDIRVHQILEGTNEVMRMIVARSLLQE, encoded by the exons ATGTGTGCTTGGATGATTGACACCTTTGGGAACGAGGAGCAGAGACGCAAGTTCTGCCCATCCCTCTGTAGCATGGAGAAGTTAGCCTCTTACTGCCTGACCGAGCCGG GAAGTGGAAGTGATGCAGCTTCCCTGATAACTTCAGCCAAAAGGAAAGGCGACACCTACATCCTTAATGGTTCCAAG GCCTTCACCAGTGGCGGTGGTGACACAGATGTGTACGTGGTCATGTGTCGCACAGGGGGGTCTGGCCCCAAAGGCATCTCCTGCCTGGTGCTGGAGAAAGAAACTCCAGGGCTCAGCTTTGGCAAGAAAGAGAGGAAG GTGGGCTGGAACTCCCAGCCGACTCGGGCCGTGATCTTTGAGGACTGTGCTGTTCCTGTCACCAACCGGCTGGGTGCGGAAGGGCAGGGCTTCGGCATCGCCATGAAGGGCCTGAATGGAGGGAGGATCAACATTG CTTCTTGTTCTCTAGGAGCTGCTCATGCCTCTGTCCTCCTGGCCCAGGACCATCTCAGCATCCGCAAACAGTTTGGGGAACCCCTGGCCAGTAACCAG TACCTCCAGTTCAGACTGGCTGAGATGGCGACGCGCCTGGTGGCAGCACGGCTCATGGTACGGAATGCGGCGCAGGCACTGCACGAGGAGCGGGAGGATGCCATTGCCCTGTGCGCCATGGCCAAACTCTTTGCCACTGATGAATGCTTCACA ATCTGCAACCAGGCCCTACAGATGCATGGGGGCTATGGCTACCTGAAAGACTATGCTGTGCAGCAGTTCATGAGAGACATCAGAGTCCACCAGATCTTGGAAG
- the THYN1 gene encoding thymocyte nuclear protein 1, with amino-acid sequence MSPPGKKRSRATVPDKEGPAAKFTKSKTQEEEESMMPAAKERNSKPVGSGTGKTTKEACPSAQGSKQAYSHWLMKSEPESRFEKGVDVKFGIEDLKAQPNQTACWDGVRNYQARNFMRDMKVGQEAFFYHSNCKQPGIVGIIKIVKEAYPDHTQFDKKDPHYDSSSTKEKPKWSMVDVQFVRMTKRFIPLSELKAQHQAHRASGGPLKDMTLFTRQRLSIQPLTDEQFEFVLSLEEKQS; translated from the exons ATGTCGCCGCCAGGCAAAAAGAGAAGCAGAGCAACAGTGCCAG ataaggaGGGGCCTGCTGCTAAATTCACCAAAAGTAAGactcaggaggaggaagaatccATGATGCCTGCAGCTAAGGAGAGGAATTCAAAGCCCGTGGGGAGCGGCACAGGAAAGACTACTAAGGAGGCCTGCCCTAGCGCGCAGGGAAGCAAGCAAGCATACAGCCACTGGCTGATGAAATCAGAGCCAGAGAGCAGGTTTGAGAAAGGAGTGGATGTGAAA TTTGGCATTGAAGATTTAAAGGCTCAACCCAATCAGACAGCATGCTGGGATGGAGTCAGGAATTACCAG GCACGAAATTTCATGAGAGACATGAAAGTTGGACAAGAAGCATTTTTCTATCACAGTAACTGCAAACAGCCTGGGATTGTTGGAATTATCAAG ATTGTGAAGGAGGCCTACCCAGACCACACTCAATTTGACAAGAAGGACCCTCACTACGATTCCTCCAGTACCAAGGAGAAGCCCAAGTGGTCGATG GTGGACGTCCAATTTGTGCGGATGACTAAGCGTTTCATCCCCCTGTCCGAGCTGAAGGCTCAACACCAGGCACACAGAGCTTCGGGAGGCCCGCTGAAGGACATGACCCTCTTCACCAGGCAGAGGCTCTCCATCCAGCCCCTGACAGACG AGCAATTTGAATTCGTCTTGAGCCTTGAAGAGAAACAAAGTTAG